In Trichoplusia ni isolate ovarian cell line Hi5 unplaced genomic scaffold, tn1 tig00000825, whole genome shotgun sequence, a genomic segment contains:
- the LOC113507175 gene encoding C-terminal-binding protein — MDKRKMLPKRARMDSMRGPIANGPLQSRPLVALLDGRDCTVEMPILKDVATVAFCDAQSTSEIHEKVLNEAVGALMWHTIILTKEDLEKFKALRIIVRIGSGVDNIDVKAAGELGIAVCNVPGYGVEEVADTTMCLILNLYRRTYWLANMVREGKKFTGPEQVREAATGCARIRGDTLGIVGLGRIGSAVALRAKAFGFNVIFYDPYLPDGIEKSLGLTRVYTLQDLLFQSDCVSLHCSLNEHNHHLINEFTIKQMRPGAFLVNTARGGLVDDEGLAAALKQGRIRAAALDVHENEPFNVFQGPLKDAPNVLCTPHAAFYSDASAQELREMAASEIRRAIVGRIPDCLRNCVNKDYFLAGAGAALAAAPPLAAPQPPPAPYADGINGGYYAAAQAAHSTTAVHDAPALPPQPQPPPPQPQPPISLPINTADPANHQLNKQESSDVH; from the exons ATGGACAAACGCAAGATGCTGCCAAAGAGAGCGCGTATGGATAGCATGCGGGGTCCCATCGCCAACGGACCCTTGCAGTCGAG GCCCTTAGTGGCGTTGTTAGACGGGCGAGACTGTACGGTCGAAATGCCGATATTAAAAGACGTCGCGACGGTAGCGTTCTGTGACGCTCAGTCTACGTCCGAGATACACGAGAAGGTTCTCAACGAGGCGGTGGGCGCGCTCATGTGGCACACCATCATACTCACCAAGGAGGACCTCGAGAAGTTCAAGGCGTTACGGATCATCGTCCGTATAGGCTCCGGCGTCGATAACATTGATGTTAAAGCGGCCGGGGAACTAG GGATAGCGGTATGTAATGTGCCGGGCTACGGCGTGGAAGAAGTAGCGGACACGACAATGTGTCTCATATTGAATCTATACCGGCGGACGTATTGGCTCGCCAACATGGTGCGGGAAGGGAAAAAATTCACAG GCCCGGAGCAGGTGCGCGAGGCGGCCACGGGCTGCGCGCGCATCCGCGGCGACACGCTGGGCATCGTGGGGCTCGGCCGCATCGGCTCGGCCGTGGCGCTGCGGGCCAAGGCCTTCGGTTTCAACGTCATCTTCTACGACCCCTACCTGCCCGACGGCATCGAGAAGTCGCTCGGACTCACCAGGGTCTACACGCTTCAG GACCTCCTATTCCAGAGTGATTGTGTATCATTGCACTGCAGCTTAAACGAACACAATCATCACCTCATCAACGAGTTCACTATCAAACAGATGCGTCCAG GCGCGTTCCTGGTGAACACGGCGCGCGGTGGGCTCGTGGACGACGAGGGGCTCGCAGCCGCGCTCAAGCAGGGCCGCATCCGCGCAGCCGCGCTAGACGTGCACGAGAACGAGCCCTTCAACGTGTTCCAG GGCCCGCTGAAGGACGCGCCCAACGTGCTGTGCACGCCGCACGCCGCGTTCTACTCGGACGCGTCGGCGCAGGAGCTGCGCGAGATGGCGGCGTCCGAGATCCGGCGCGCCATCGTGGGCCGCATCCCCGACTGCCTGCGCAACTGCGTCAACAAGGACTACTTCCtggccggcgccggcgccgcgctggccgccgcgccgccgctggccgcgccgcagccgccgcccgcgccctaCGCCGACGGCATCAACGGCGGGTACTACGCCGCCGCGCAGGCCGCGCACTCCACCACCGCCGTGCACGACGCGCCCGCGCTGCCGCcgcagccgcagccgccgccgccgcagccgcaGCCGCCCATCTCCCTG CCCATCAACACCGCCGACCCGGCCAACCACCAGCTGAACAAGCAGGAGAGCTCCGACGTCCACTAG
- the LOC113507174 gene encoding cilia- and flagella-associated protein 58-like gives MDPDDDETFGAAMNIGSETTEAEKEYEKVLEQLRDSEGLKFICDVYTKLYDSYFKYKEENVILVEEKESLRHKLHRFDDTVTDYLAEIADNHKVIEKQRSQIQEARALADAMHARELTSVESLETMKKQVTRLEKELDARKRAGEEDAGATSAVKEKEKFEKEKARLQGELDAMKVRLANSVQYCEELEVKVQGADQSISKLVEQIEEAENNAVRQNRLVDHLRNESINLKMESDSKSQTIITLNEKIAKTEKSVERRDKQLHVIQTKLDAAQAEQETAFNKNAQLREQLETVNVELDRTKTQLANTAKDLKNTLDDGTKLRNEVSKLGKQIVQHIKKHQILEQNKSSVEVDRERLRQQVTVMERDLMLGKRQAEFDKRDIENLKREKDILTKNLQKIQNEALENLTMLDLQEQRRKQLEHELDINATQINKQRLMIRTFEKDKDRMLEETIALNEKIDEITEEVRLRTADILDLKKALREETIKSRKLSVALDACRAERNMLHKNYTEALDEIQDLKQKLKMLAYQIEQLKEDISGKEAGLKSCEGFLGKCNKKNEQLRMEIQAGHVKLSEARADIAALRQEEARLNRIVQEGDAARAKLVKELEGLMNERDVVGAQLVRRNDEISLLYEKIRILEVTLQRGERQYEQRVEDIRLLRLEIIRLRKEKNLLSKGIENMTDLRLEVFNLERELGRERLRVRALEEALETPLNVHRWRKLQGTDPESVRLTQKLRLTQKKVLAQSEMLVMKDRELKETRNLYSAVKDMLALQPSPEIQQTLNRTQRALSQRTTKMKCLIAELSMREKQVTDLRLELDRVHGELQSFKQRYYEMKRALDADEARRLKLVSPGTPNSQKQQQQPQQPQAI, from the exons ATGGATCCAGACGATGACGAGACTTTCGGCGCGGCCATGAACATTGGCTCGGAAACTACGGAAGCTGAAAAGGAAtatgaaaag GTTCTAGAACAATTGCGTGACTCCGAAGGATTGAAGTTTATCTGTGATGTTTACACAAAACTCTACGACTCCTACTTCAAGTACAAAGAGGAAAATGTCATTCTTGTCGAAGAAAAGGAATCACTTAGA CACAAACTTCATCGTTTCGATGACACGGTCACCGACTATTTGGCTGAAATCGCCGACAATCACAAAGTTATTGAAAAACAGCGCTCGCAAATAC AGGAAGCACGAGCTCTCGCTGATGCGATGCACGCTCGCGAGTTGACCAGCGTGGAGAGCCTGGAGACCATGAAGAAGCAAGTCACCAGGCTCGAGAAGGAGCTGGACGCCAGGAAGCGAGCTGGGGAAGAAGACGC TGGTGCAACATCAGCTGTAAAGGAAAAAGAGAAGTTTGAGAAGGAGAAGGCTCGTCTCCAGGGCGAGCTGGACGCCATGAAGGTGCGGCTCGCGAACTCCGTGCAGTACTGCGAGGAGCTGGAGGTCAAGGTGCAGGGAGCCGACCAGAGCATCTCCAAGCTGGTGGAACAGATTGAG GAGGCCGAAAACAATGCAGTTCGCCAGAACCGTCTGGTCGACCATCTGAGGAACGAGTCCATCAACTTGAAGATGGAGTCAGATTCGAAGTCCCAGACAATCATCACTCTTAATGAAAAG ATAGCAAAAACCGAGAAGAGCGTTGAGCGTCGAGACAAGCAGCTGCACGTGATACAGACCAAGCTGGACGCGGCCCAGGCGGAGCAGGAGACAGCCTTCAACAAGAACGCACAGCTCAGGGAACAGCTCGAGACCGTTAACGTGGAGCTGGACAGGACCAAGACACAGCTTGCTAACACCGCTAAGGATCTCAAG AATACGTTAGACGATGGCACAAAACTAAGGAACGAGGTCTCAAAACTTGGGAAACAAATAGTCCAACATATCAAGAAGCACCAAATTCTAGAACAAAACAAATCCAGCGTCGAAGTTGATCG AGAGCGGCTAAGGCAACAAGTGACGGTGATGGAACGAGACCTGATGCTGGGCAAGCGACAAGCGGAGTTCGACAAGAGAGACATCGAGAACCTCAAGCGGGAGAAGGATATACTCACTAAGAATTTACAGAAAATACAaa ATGAGGCTCTGGAGAATCTGACGATGTTGGACCTCCAGGAGCAGAGACGCAAGCAGCTGGAGCACGAGCTGGACATCAACGCGACACAGATCAACAAACAGCGGCTCATGATACGCACCTTCGAGAAGGATAAGGACAG aaTGTTGGAGGAGACGATCGCTCTAAACGAGAAAATCGATGAAATAACAG AGGAGGTTCGTCTCCGTACGGCAGACATCCTGGACCTTAAGAAGGCTCTCCGCGAGGAGACCATCAAGTCGCGCAAACTGTCGGTCGCGCTGGACGCGTGTCGCGCCGAGCGGAACATGCTGCACAAGAACTATACCGAGGCCCTGGATGAGATACAGGACCTGAAACAGAAGCTTAAG ATGTTAGCATACCAAATCGAACAGCTAAAAGAAGACATATCGGGCAAAGAGGCCGGTCTGAAGTCCTGTGAGGGATTCCTCGGGAAGTGCAACAAGAAGAACGAACAGTTACGCATGGAGATACAGGCGGGGCACGTCAAACTGTCCGAGGCGAGGGCTGACATCGCGGCCTTGAGGCAGGAGGAGGCCAGACTTAATAGGATTGTACAG GAGGGTGATGCCGCCAGAGCCAAACTAGTCAAGGAGTTGGAAGGGCTGATGAACGAGCGCGACGTGGTGGGCGCTCAGCTAGTCAGGAGGAATGATGAGATATCGCTGCTGTATGAGAAGATCAGGATCCTTGAGGTTACGCTGCAGAGAG GTGAACGCCAATACGAGCAACGCGTGGAAGACATTCGACTCCTAAGACTGGAAATAATACGACTTCGTAAAGAAAAGAACTTGCTGTCGAAGGGAATCGAAAATATGACCGACTTGAGGCTTGAG GTGTTCAACTTAGAGCGCGAGTTGGGTCGCGAGCGGCTTCGCGTGCGAGCTCTAGAGGAGGCGCTGGAGACGCCACTCAACGTGCATCGCTGGCGCAAGCTGCAGGGAACAGACCCGGAGAGCGTTCGACTCACGCAGAAACTGAGGCTCACTCAAAA GAAAGTGCTGGCACAGAGCGAGATGCTGGTGATGAAGGACCGAGAGCTAAAGGAGACCCGCAACCTGTACAGCGCCGTCAAGGACATGCTCGCCTTGCAGCCCAGCCCTGAAATACAA CAAACGTTAAACCGTACGCAACGAGCTCTTTCGCAAAGAACTACGAAAATGAAATGTTTGATTGCGG AGTTGAGTATGCGTGAGAAACAAGTGACCGACCTCCGGCTAGAGCTGGACCGTGTACACGGCGAGCTACAGTCGTTTAAGCAGAGGTACTACGAGATGAAGCGAGCCCTCGACGCCGACGAGGCTCGCCGGCTGAAGTTGGTTTCACCCGGCACACCAAACTCCcagaaacaacaacaacagccACAACAACCACAAGCCATATAG